In Solanum lycopersicum chromosome 3, SLM_r2.1, the genomic stretch TCCGTAAATATAATAAGAAGAACATAGAAATTTTTCTTATGAGATAATTCTCTCTTTAATTAGGCTAATGCATGCCATAAACCTTTTGCTTATTAGTACCAACTTCCATGTAGTATTCGTTTTAGGAAATACTTTAATTATGGTTGCATTAGTTAcgcatatattaaaaaaaaatgtataaactaGGTATATAATAACAgtaatacacaaaattaatactatatgttatttttttctaccagtaaattaaataacctgatagtatatatatagtaatagaAAGGCAAAACCATAAAAAGAAAGACAGTGGGATTGTCCTTTGTGTCAGTTGTCACAATTACAAATCCCTTTGCACCATTTGAAGAGTCTGTGCCCTCCTACTTTACCACTACCAATATCACAGTGTCACTCTGAGATACACCATTTCTGTTTTTGCATGTAAAAGTGAAAGCAAGCTACAGAACATTAATAAGGAAATATGGCAGCTTAGTTGGTTTTGAGAATTTCTTGAACCTCAAGAATAAAAGGTTTGTTTTCAACTCTTTATTtctaatggaaaaaaaaaacaaaaaaactttaTGGGTCTGgcaaatatttgtattgttcttttgaaaagattgaatcttttaCAACTTTTTTCTGTTTTACAAAGTGGTTTGCTTGGTTAATCTTTACATTTACTTTTTCAGCAGTGTGATTTATGGGGTGGAGAGGTATGGGATAAATGAACTGACTACTGAGCTGTGTCCTTGTTCATTATGGGTTAAGGAAATTGCCTTATTTGAACAGAGCTATGTATTGATCTTTGGTtgaaagtaagaaaaaaaagcaGTTCTGTTTGGGAGCAATGGGGTTACTGGGAAGGTAGGGGTTTGTTAGCAATGTGTAAACATAGTAGATATCCTATTGTTATTTCTGTTTCTTGAAAAGGGTGAAAACTTCACCCCCACCGCGAAAAAGGACTTCCATATATGTAAAATTGTTAACAGGTACACAATGGATGAAGAACTATACTATGGAGTGGTGTTTGATACTCATATCCCAATTCActttttatgatgttttatgATGAATACGAGTTTGTCAGGTATTCTGCTTATACTATAGCTTGTGAGTGGTTCTATTGGCAACTGAAATTATTTGTTACCCATATATCTGAAAATGTTGTGGATTTCTTGCTGATTCTGTATCTTTCAATGTGGATCATTTCTCTGATAGTTGTTGCACTTATTAATTAATCCAGTAATTATGTAGAAGGTGCTCTGTTTGCATCCCTGATTATTGTACTTATCTAAAATTGTCACACGAGATTTCGCGTTTTCCTCTTTTTTGAATTATCCCAACTATTTTTTAGCTGACAGAATTGAATTATGTCAGGGTTGTGAAAATGAAGGAAATTTGGTTTCCAAGCAGTGACATGCTATATGAAGTGCTACCAAAATTGTCTACTAAGGATTTGCTGAAATTGAAGTGTGTCTCAAAGGGATGGCAATGTCTTATGTCTGACCGCAGTTTCATTCAAGGACAGTTGAAAAAGATGGAACCTCTCACGGGTTTCTTCTATCAGGGTAGGTACCAGTGGTGTGATGAAGATTATGACTGGATCAGCTTCGTACCTATAGAAAGAGTTACCATGGAAGTCTATATTGATGTTCTTGATTTCCTCCCAGAACGTATTGTCATCCAAGACTCAAGTTATGGACTAATCTGTTGCCGAAGTAGCTTTCCTTGTGATGTTCCTGCAATCTACGTCTGTAACCCGCTGAATAAGGAGTGGAAAGAACTTCAGTGGCCAAATCCTTCCAGAGAAAGCTGCATAACCTTGGTTTTTGATCCATTCAAGAATCCGATTGATGCATTCACAAGTTTTAAGGTTGTGATAGTTAGCCAAGATGAAACTAGCACAGAAGGAGATGGATGTTTCTCTTTTAACATTTATTCATCAGAAACAGGAGAATGGAGAATATCCGGAGAGATTTGTCTTTGCAATCACAACATGCAGAAAAAGGGATGCGTCTGTGTAACTGGGATTCTGTATTGGCTTACTGATGGAGACGAAATCCTTATGTTTGATCCAGAAAATGAGATATCTTGGTTGATAATGGTGCCACTCCCCACCACCCAGTTCAATCTAACACCCGAGATGTGCATGGGAGAAGCTGAAGGGAAGCTACATTACGTATTGATATCCGAACACGGACTTCAACTGTGGGTGCTGAAGGATCATTTTACTTCTCAATGGGATCTTACTTTTACCATCTCTTTGGAATTGCTGGAAAAAGAAAACGACAAGTATCTGTTCAAGATAGCTGAAAAGTTGGCAAGAGACTATAATTCCGCGTATCCTTGGATAGGGACTCTAGCTTTCAAGAACAACATCTTGCTTATGAGGGTTGCAGCTGATATCTATTTGTATCAGTTTGATACAATGAAGATGCGACACCTCTGCAGCCTTTCTGCTCTTGCACCAAAGCCTTTCTTTTCTGCTACTGTTGTTCCATATACAATGAGCTTAGTTCCACTTGCTTAGGCATAAAAAGGTCACTCTTTTCTCCTTTGGTTTAGCAATGTACGTACGTCATGACCGATAGATTACATGTTCTTTCTGAATATCCATCAGTTTTTATTCCATCCTTCAGACGAGCATGTTTAGAAAGGCTTTAATTTCACTAGTTTTTATTATATGGCAAGTACATTTGATGCTGAGACAGATATTAAACAGGAAAGTCACAATTACTTTTTCTTAGGTTGTATTCTATAATATCATCTGATGTCAAAGCTTTAATGAATAGTCTCAATTGATGAGCTTTTCTTCAGGCCCCTCTGCGTGAAAACAGTTTATTCTGATTCAAAACTTTAGTTGGTATTATATATGAGGAATATTGTAGCTACATATATATCTTGTTTTCTTTACAAAATATCCATATGATTCCTTCAAAACTCAAAAAGCTCATACCTTTACCTGAAATACTAATTGGTATTCATAACGAGACATCTTTTTCTAAATTTACAACAAAGAAAAACTACAGAGCATCAGTCATATGGGACAAGAACCAAGAGGAGGAGGAggttaaatatttgaatatacTGCGCCAATGTGTGGCAACATCAAGATTGGATAACGCCAAAGCCATTCACGCGAAACTGCTGAAAAACCCAGGCGGCACGTCTTTGCTATACTTACACAACCATCTTCTAAATGCTTATGTGAAATGTGGTGACACTGCAAAAGGACTCAAACTGTT encodes the following:
- the LOC138347698 gene encoding F-box protein At5g49610-like, which codes for MKEIWFPSSDMLYEVLPKLSTKDLLKLKCVSKGWQCLMSDRSFIQGQLKKMEPLTGFFYQGRYQWCDEDYDWISFVPIERVTMEVYIDVLDFLPERIVIQDSSYGLICCRSSFPCDVPAIYVCNPLNKEWKELQWPNPSRESCITLVFDPFKNPIDAFTSFKVVIVSQDETSTEGDGCFSFNIYSSETGEWRISGEICLCNHNMQKKGCVCVTGILYWLTDGDEILMFDPENEISWLIMVPLPTTQFNLTPEMCMGEAEGKLHYVLISEHGLQLWVLKDHFTSQWDLTFTISLELLEKENDKYLFKIAEKLARDYNSAYPWIGTLAFKNNILLMRVAADIYLYQFDTMKMRHLCSLSALAPKPFFSATVVPYTMSLVPLA